In the genome of Nomascus leucogenys isolate Asia chromosome 12, Asia_NLE_v1, whole genome shotgun sequence, the window GGAAAAGATGGTGCTAAAACAAAACTAAGCCTCACATAGCTGTTCAGACCAGAGCCCTCTCCCCTCGCTTCAGTAACCATGATCATCAGAGAAAAACTGcatgccccaacacacacacacacacacacaccacacacacacacacaacgagTTACTTGTTGCTTTATTCTCATGTATGACTGTCTTTCCCTTCAAGACTACCTTTGGTGTTTGATCTAGACTGAATACCATCTGGTAAATGTGCCATAGGCTAGGCAGATGGTGGATGATTAATAGTGTGATTTTTCTCTGGCTCCACATTCCTTTAGGAAAGTGACTCTTTAGCAATTCATGTGAATAAGAATcaacctggaatttttttttaaaactataaataccTGAGCACCCCTTGTGAGGTTATGATTTAGCAGGCCTGGAGAAGAGCCAGAGTCCGCATTTTAACAAACTTCACAGAGGCTGTAAGTAGAATTGGTCAATGATCACAATTCTAAGAAACTTTAAGAACAACACTGATGAGAAATGGGAAATACTATGTGCTTAAGAGATGCCCAAAggtttcaaaaaattgaaaagccaAATCATCAACGAATGCATGGAATGGgtaatgagcacatgaaaagatgctcaaaatcatggatcattagagaaatgaaaatcacaacCACACTGAAATATCACTACAAACCTATTTGaatagctaaatttttttaatggcaatTTTCTGGTAGTGGTGGGCAATGGTATCACCACTTTGGAAATCAGCtaggtagtttttctttttttttttttttttgagactgagtcttgctctgtagcccaagctggagtgcagtggcgcaatcttggctcactgcaagctctgttttcccgggttcacgccattctcctgtctcagccctcccgagtagctgggactacagacgcctgccactaagcctggctaatttttttgtatttttagtagagacggggtttcaccgtgttagccaggatggtctcaatctcctgacctcatgatccacccgcctcggcctcccaaagtgctgggattacaggcatgagccaccacgcccggccttggtagtttcttttaaagttaaacatacattaccttctgaaccagcaatcccactcccaGGTATTGacccaaatgaaataaaaatttgttcacacaaaaacctatacataGATGTTTAtatcaactttatttataattacttttatgtAATTCATTATATAagatataatgaatataaaattcattatataaaaggtaatgaatataaaattcattatataaaaagtaatgaattttcaaaaactggaaacaacccaaatgtctttcaACTGGTAAATGTATAAAGAATCTGTGGTACATCCATGctatggaatattactcaacaataacaagaaacaaaatactgACACATACAAcgagatgttgaattttaaaatggatgaatcttaaaagcattatgctaagtgaaagatggACATGAAAGGCTACGtgtggtatgattccatttatttgacattctggaaaaggcaaaactatagagacagaaagtaaatcagTGGTTACCAAGGGCTGGGTGTTTGGGAAGATTTGACTACAAAGGGATATAAGGGGATGTTTTAGATTGATGGAACTGTTCTAAGTCTTGATTAGGGTACTGGCTATATTACTGTACACTAAGTATTTTAAAAGGTGaattaattatatgtaaattataactcaatgaaaagaaaattcaatgtGAGGGCAAAAATACTGAAGGATAAATAGTGGGTTTATTTAGATTAAACCCATTACATTTTTGAGAGCAGAGCACAGTTTCTAGACTTGTCCAATTCTAGACTTGTCCAATTGAAATTGGACCCAGGGAGGGTCCAATTTCAGCAGCATGGTAGAATGCTTAAGTGTGGAAATCATATCCAACTTATCTCCCCATGGGCCCATAGTACTTCCTTATGCAACTTATGAGTTCTCAGAGTAGCCCTGCAAACTGGTAACCCACGCTTATACTAAGGGTTAAAAAGTGTTGgactgaaaacttaaaaaaaaaaaaaaaaaaaaaacaggcattcAGGTTTACAGAAATCTTAGATGGCTCTGTTACTTCAGTCTATGATTTCAGTATTTTGAAATCACTGTCTGGGTATTTGTGTGGCCCGGAAGGCTAGTTTGGAGAACAAATACAGGGGTTTGCTAGCAGCAGGTAGGGTAGGACAGAAAGGGGTGAGGTGCTGAAAGGTGAGGGACAAATATGCTACTAATCAGTGTTTTTCAAGTGAACATTTCTACAGGGTGGTGTGGCAGTTGGCTTTTATAATCTACATACAAAGTTGTTCTTTCTCCGGGGAGCTTCTTAGACTTACATGCTGCTGGTATATTCCTAGAATTCCACCTTAAAACAAGCTGAATGTCCTTATGGCTGACATCTCAGCATGGAAAAGTTTTGCTTAAGCGATGACACACTGCAGTTGGATCCTTCTCACCCACATCTGGAAGCCACATGTCAGCAGCAGCTATATAAAACAGTCAGACCAGCAATCTTAGAGTGACATTGTTTGCCAAAATCCCATGCAGCATGGACCTCAGTCTTCTCTGGGTGCTTCTGCCCCTAGTCACCATGGCCTGGGGCCAGTATGGCGATTATGGGTACCCATACCAGCAGTATCATGACTACAGCGATGATGGGTGGGTGAATCTGAACCGGCAAGGCTTCAGCTACCAGTGTCCCCAGGGGCAGGTGATAGTGGCCGTGAGGAGCATCTTCAGCAAGAAGGAAGGTTCTGACAGACAATGGAACTACGCCTGCATGCCCACACCACAGAGCCTCGGGGAACCCACGGAGTGCTGGTGGGAGGAGATCAACAGGGCTGGCATGGAATGGTAAGGGCCAGTCACTGCACTGCACTGGGGCTGGAGCATCTCTGCATATCCCTCCTCCTGGGGGCTGCTAGACTCTCAAGGAATATCAGTAACCAAAGCTTGGGCAAATCCCACCCCAAACCTCACCACTGCATACTCTGGGTGGAGCAGGGCTGCTGCTGAGCAGACTACATTATAGGACAAAAACCTGGGATGGAGAGTGTCTGTGGGAGATAGACTCCTCTGTGGCTCTGTTCCTTCCAGAAGCTGTTCTCCCTACTCTCAGTTTGGGCAAGGGGCTGGTGTAGGTCTACGAGCAACTTGCTTACCAGACTACCAAAAGATATGTACAGAAACTAAAAGTAAGAAACTTTATAGCAATTTAAACTTGCTATGCCATCGgaatggaattttttcttttttagcaatttatttttaccattttacaaaAGTACTGGCCCACAGTAGTTTgggaacaagaaaaataaacaattgatCTCTCAGCACAGAGGGTTTGAGAACTATTGATTTAGAGCAAGTGAATGGAAAAGAGGGGACAAAGACATTTAGGCAAAGAAAAGTGGAATTAAATAGCTGTCTACTGCCTTGATTAAATGTGCTCTCTCAATTATGAGTACTGAGGTCCTTCTCTCTGCCTGAATTTAAAGTGGGTTTTATTGCTGGAAATAGTTTACTAAAGGGTTTTGGAGAGAGGTGCTGTCTTCCCCTTACTGCATTCTGCCCTAAGCAGTGGCATGGAACATTTTTGAGTTTGTACTTTTTTGTGGGGTGTGATTGTCTCAGCTGGGTCTCAGCCCAGGTGCTTGGTCAGGAGCTCATCTTAGCAGGCATTGACTGCTAGGCTGATTGTTTACAACAGCCTAGATGGaaccagcactctaggaggcttgAAGGAGAGAATGGAGGAGGCAGTCCAGGGAGGAGGAAGCCCACCTGGAGGGCTGCTGCATGTGCTATCTGTAGAGCAACGCAGATGCGTGGCAATGAGTACTTAATGTAGTGGGGCTTGGAGGGGTCAAGCAcaaaatctggccaggtgtggcggctcacgcctgtaatcccaagcactttgagaggctggggagggaggatcactcgagatcaagagttcgagaccagcctaggcaacatagccagaccctatctatctctacagaaaaaaaaaaaaaaattagcctggtgtagttgCATGcagcctgtggtcctagctactcaggaggctaaggtaggaggatcacttgagcccagggagtcgaggctgcagtgagccatgttcgcgCCACTGTATTTCcctcctgggtggcagagcaagaccctgttttaaaaaaaaaaaaaaatagaaaaaagaaaaagcatagaaCCCTGGGGACATAACCAGTAGAGAGGTGATGATGGAAATCCAAGAGGAAGAAACACTGATGGGTGGGGGAGCCAGGCAAGAGTGCGGGCCTTTGAGTAATAacaacagctaccatttattgagtgcttactctgaGCAGGCtccatgctaagtgctttacgtGGATCATCTCATGTAATGCTCAAAACAAATGTATATGCCATTTATAGGTAGACAAATTGCAGTCTAGAGATCCAGTATTTCCTAGGCTAGAAAGCTGGGGTTTGGATCCACAGAGTCTTTGCTTCAAAGAGTTTGTGCTTTGCCACAGTGATGGGCTCCTGAGAGGCTGCTGCCTCCACCCAGCGTGGGCTCCCACCCGACAGCTGACTCTGTCAGCAGAGCCAGTGCCACTGGACCAGATTCAGGGCAGTTCTTCCTCCTGGAGAGGGTGGGACCTGCAAGACCATAGCAGAAGCCCAGCCCCAGAGGGATGAGCCCTACTTGGTTACCAGGACTGTGGAGGGGCTCAGCCGGACTGTAGAAGGGTGGGGAGAGGACTCACACAGTCAGCAGCAGCTGAGGGTGCCGGGGCTGTGGAGGCTGCTTGGACAGCCTTTGTGGGCCATTCTCATCCACCCCCATGGCCTCTGGTAAGCAGATTTAGTTATTCAAAACCCCTTCTGACAGATGCTGATTCAGAGACCTGGCTTGCCTTGATTGTAGTCTCCATGACTCCTCACAGCCAGGCCCACTGCCTAATGTGGAGCATGGCAATGACCTAATTACAACTGTCCTCCAGTCCTCACCTCTCAGGAGCACCATCACATGGGCGCGACTCCTTTCTAACAGCCCTTTTTAGAGCCACAGTCAAGCAGCACTCAGCCATGTTTCCCCAAGCCGTAGAGGAAGAGCCCTAGGCTCTGAgtcaggaggcctgggtctgGATCCTGGTTCTAATGACTTGTGGTGTGACCTTGGCCCAGACGCTCAGCCCTCCAGTCTCCCGCCTCATTTGGAAAGTGAGCAGTCAGGCTGCATGATCTCTGAAGGCTCCACAGAGCTGTGGCTCACCCCTGAAAACACTCTTGGCTTTTTCTTGCATTCTGTTGATCTTTGTGTTCATCCCTGATAGAGAGAGAAGCCAAATGATGTTTAGTTTTAAACTTGCCAACTGTGACTGGTTTGTCATGAACTCCCCAACTatttgaagaaaagcaaaagaggaagaaggtgaaataacatgattttatttggctcatgggaGTCAAGGGAAAAGCTGACAGGCGAGATAcctcttccacctcctcttcctcgGCATTTTTGGGTGTGCAGTGTCTAGTAATTTtggtttcctttcctccttccaccctctgttgcctccttctccccctctACTAATCACAGGGTTGAAAACTCACAAACATGCAAAATAACTTCTTTACAATAAGATCCAGCTGCCCCAGGACTGACACGAATTACCCTGgaagcacttttaaaaatgattatgccTTTGAGTTCAGGCTCCAGTCTCAGTGAAAAATCTGGAAGGAAAGAAATTGCTTATGGGCTGGGGAGCAATTACATCTTCACATTGGCTACAGGCTTAGTCTGTTCTCAGGGAACAGTTGTTGATGGTTTTGTGCAATTGGGCTGCCTTGTATAACCAAATTAGCTTtcaggtttattttaaaagaggggAGGAGTCTCGAACATAGGCTTGACAATAGCACATAGGATctgctaaaaagaaaatctttctaaTCAAAGTGCCATCTTTAAAAGGTGTTGCTATCATAGCTGAGTGGTCTGTGGTGCTGCCATTGATCACAGTTTCTCTGTTGAAAACCACCTCTTCAGGTGTCGGCTTCTGAAGTGTGGATGCTGGTCTCTGGCACTAACAACTGCCAGGAGGCCTTACCTGGGTCCTCATGAGTGGTATGTCACCATCCCAGGGCATGCCTAGGTTGTTCTCAGGGAATCTGCTCTAACTTGGGTCAGCACAGGCTGTAGGGCACTGGGTCCTGTGTAGAATAAGATGAAGGTGAAATTTTCTGGTGAGATTGAGCTACTGTGTGGTGGAAGGAGCCCTGGGCTTGGATGCAGGAAACCTGGATTCACAGCTCCTGCTCTTATCTGTGACATTCGGTATCTCATTctggcaaaaaagaaagaaaagaaagaaagaaagaagaaagagagaaagagagagaaaggagggaggggggaaggaaggaagaaaggaaggaggagggaggaaggaaggaaagaaggaaggaagggagggaaagagaaaggaaaggaaaggaaagaagaaaggaaaggaaaggaaaggaagaaaaaggaaggtgtGACTCCCACCTCACAAGCTGTTACTTGTGTTACTGTGATACTTGTAGGATAAAGTATAAGAAAACTCTAAAGCAAATTGACGTCTAAAACAAATGCCTAGCACATCATGGGCAGGTAGTAAAAGTTTAGAGAATCTGAAATTGATGTGGCTGATGTTGGGCAAGCCAGCTTTCCACAGAGTCTGAGTTCAGAGGAAAAGTATTCCATTTATTGGCATCTACTTTTTACCCCGGGCTTCAAAGAATCTCAAGGAGAAGTTTTGGAGTGGCAGTTTATGTTAGAGCTGAGTTTATGAATTCAatgacaagccacagactggagaagaggagaaaggcatCTATGCAACAGGGCTATGGCAGCATCGAGGTGCATTTGAAGGTGGATAGGTCGTGTGGGAACTCCGTTTTCCACGGTCGGACTATTTCCCTAATCTAAGCAAGACCAAGCCTCAGTGTAGTGCAGGGCAGTCGTCCTGAGTCATGGTTCTGAGTATTGAGTACTCACAGCGCCCACTTCCTCGGGATGCTTTCCAAGACCACCTCCTCTCCCCACACATCTTGCTGTCTCCACTCCCTCAGCCTGCTTTGTTTCCTACAATGCGCTTGTCACTGCCTGATTGgcatttgtttcttgttttgtctcCCTCACTAAAATATAAGCTTCATGAACACAGGGGCTTTGTCTCAttcaccactgtatccccagtgcctagaagagTGCTGGTGCATAACAGGCCCTCAATACATACGCAGTGAAAGACCAAATCAGCGGTCCAAACCCCAGCCAGTGTCCCCACGGCTCTCCACAAGGAGGCCTGCAGGTTTTCCCACAGGGGAACTATTTTGCTTATGTCTTTGATTCCCAATATTCCAGTGTCTATAGTAGGGTTCCAACTGTATTGTTCACATCTCATTTTGATTTATTGCATTTACCAACATGCAAGATGGTCTTTCAAGATTTCTTAAGGATCGCTAAAACGTGCACAGAGGATGGCTGACACACTTTGCCACCGCAGAATGAAGTTTTCATCAGGTTTTCATTCTGTCAATAATCTTAAGGTCTCGATCAACTTcaaaaattgaaagtaaattctttatttcaaaagCCATAAGGACTAAATGCTGCACAGTAACCTATCCTGGTTTGACATTTGTGGAAGAACTGATGAAATCCAAATTCTGGAGTTTGGTGTTATACCAGGGTAAATTTCTTAGCATTTCTTAGCATTCCTAGACACTCTAGAGTTATGAAAATTAACATTAGAGGAACCTGGGTGAAGAGTATACGTGAATTTTGTGTGTTGTCTTTACAAGcattctgtaagtctaaaattacttcaaaataaaatttaaaaaataaatataaggatGTGGCACAAACATAGTACAACAGAGTcatggaatcccagcacttgaggggGCCTTGGGCACAATCTAGAGCAACCTCCTTACCTCACAGAATAGGAATAAAGGCCGTGAGACTGAAGCaattaaaaactgaataaaaacatTGCTGTCAGGTTGGGAACCGTCATTCTCGTTTTACAAAAGTAGATATAAATATCAGCAGAAGGGGAGAGATGGGTCATGGAGCAATTCTGTTTGGAATTAGGAGAGAAATCCATAACTTTACGTAAGTATAGGTTCTGTGGCCCTAACCCTGATCTACATGGTGAGTTATGATTTATAGAGTATTCTTCATTtatatgttcatttgtttattcattcactaccAAATGCTTATTAGCACAAACTTTGCCAGGCGCCAGGAAGATGGAGATGAATAAAATACAGTCTATGCCCATGAGTTATTCAAAATCTAATATCGTTTGATCTTCACAACAGTATTGGAATCCAGGTGTTTCACACATGAGGAGGTTGCCCTTGCATGGCTAGCAGATGGCAGAGGGAGGACCTGAGCCAGCCAGCCTGATTCCACAGTGCTGTGGGTGATATGAAATGCTGATGTTATTTTTGTTCCTGGATAAAGCCATAGTGAGTGCTGACCTAAAAAAGATATCAAATCCACGTAAGGATGACTTCTGAGGGCAAGAAGGCTGAGTGTGGGAGAACAGGGTTATGACAGATCTAGGATTCTTGTCAACTTTCCATCTAGGTCACTCTCCTAAGTGCTAGGAATCAATTATCTGGGGGAACTTGAGCTCTGCAAAAATGATTGTTGGCTGCTCTTGTAAGGATGGCAAAAGCCCCTCCTCCCAGGAGGGGATTTGCTTCTGTCTGGGAACCTGCAGGACACAATCTTCTTAATCAATAAGCGATTTCTGCAGAGTtaagatggtgtgtgtgtgtgtgtgtgtgtgtgtgtttctttgagGTATCTTGAAGTATTGAAAAGTTAACGAAGTTTGGAGTCAGAACAATTCTCAAAATGCAACCCCACTACTACCTTTACTCAAGTCATCTCAACTCTGAAATACTCAGCTTTCACATCTAAAACACACCTCCCTAGAActgttgttgtgagaattaaataagataatatatgtacATTAACGTGTGTCCTTACGGGAATTACTTATCTTCTCTAAACCTGAGTTTCCTTATACGTAAAATGGTGATGGCGGTGAGAAGCTCATTATTTGAGCCCATTTTATAGGATTGTTTTgataactaaaataattaatgCATGCATAGTGCtaggcacaatgcctggcacattgcAAGTCCTTGATAAAGGttatttattattgctttatCATGACTACTCTGTGGAAACTGAGACTCATGGAGACAAATAACACACAGCTGGTAAATTACAAAGCTGGAGTTGAAAACCAAATTGCTAGATTGCAGAGCCTCTGAAATACATCATTTTGCTTTTGGAACGTATAATTTAATCACAGTCTATAAATATTATGTGTACATTATAAGTGTCTTGAATATTTATTACCTTTTAATAGACACGGAGATAGCATTAGATCTCtcagttaaaaatattataattgatATTCATAAATTCACATCAAATTTACTGTGATGCTAACGTAACTCATGCAATCCCTGCGTGACCTGGAATTGCTCTCAGGACATAAATGCATCTCACAAGATAATCTAGATCTTCTCAGAGGCCTTAGGGGAAGCCTGTCCTGCctgtatttttccaaaaaaaaactgaggaattTGTGTTTTGGGAGGCATTCTCGCTCTGTCCTGTGCTAGGTCTTTCTATCCAGAGATGCTGTTCTGCAGGTCATTTCTGCTTCACTGTGTTAAAACCTTGTAGACAGACTAGTAGACTTAAAACCTGGACATGGAAAAGACGGCAGAACTCTTACCCAGATGCAGGCAGGAAGAGAGCAGAATGTGTGCAACTTAACAGTATTTAAAGAGACTGTTCATATCCCCACCATGGTGGCAGGAGGATGAGCAGTAAATGGTGCAGTGTTCAAAAACTTTGCATTGTAGCCCCATGAGGCTACTCAGTGACAGTATGTGTTAGGTGAAATGTGTGATGGTGATATCAACATGTCACAAGGAAGGAAAGTTAGTATGATTTGGAATTGTCAAGAAAGGAAGACTCTTTGAAGGAGGAGAGGCTTGGTATTGTCTTTTGTGCTCTGATATGTGCTTTCTGAGGCTCCTCTCAGTGTGCAATTGGAGAAGTTCAATCCTGACAATTTCTAATGTAGGCTCTGATATTTACTCAAAGTGATGTTTCGTGCCTAGGATGTAGCCTGTCTTTCTATTAAATTAAAGGTATTTTTATCATCATAGTAGTAATAACTATGACTTCTCCTGCCTTTCAATTATATACGTTGTGCCAGGTTCTATGCTACACTTGACATATAGCATCTCTTTACTTTTCATGTAATACTGTCAGGTTAAGAACTGTCATCCTAGTTTTACAGAAGTAGGTATAAATATCAGCAGAAGGGGAGAGATGGGTCGCGGAACAATTCTGTTTGGAATTAGCAGAGAAATCCAGAACTTTAAAGGCTTCTTTTACTGGGCAAACTTGCCCCCAACTGGATTTGTCTCTGTCCCTTGCCACTTCACTGCTCCACCGTCCCCACCCACTCTCCTATTTCTCTGCTCCTCTGTCTTTGGTACCAGTCTACTTATTTCCAGTATCTGTATTATCATAGTGTCTACTTATCAGTACCAGTGTCTGGTAATTCTGCCTGTCCAATGTCATAGTGTTTACTTATCAGTACCAGTATTCTGAAGAGATTTCAGACCAAGTGCAGCATCAGGTATAGAGTAAGTTCTAATGAATATTTGTCAAAAGACTTAATGAACATTCTAAAATTCTGTGGGCCTTTTTATAAATGCCTGATAGCAACTCAAAGAATTATTCTGGGGAAAATAGAATTAGCAAAAATCAAAGctttactttaaaagaaagaaactcttttGGTGTTATTTAAGACCTCATCCACCTTTGGGGCGGGGAAGAAATTTGGGAGTGTTAAGGATGCTGTGCCACAGGGAGTGAGCACATGGTCTAGATCATGGGCAAAACTTCTCATAGTCCATCTCTGCAGTGGGGTTGGAAACTGGCTAACAGCCCTTGAAACACGTGTGTGTCTGTGAAGCTGGGAAGAAAAAGACCAGCACAACCAGCCCATCTATTATCTAAtggaattttgagagttcttgaCCAAGATGGTGCTGCTTCCTTTTACCTTGTTCCTCACTTGACTCAACCCTACACCACCTAAAGTCCAAACTTCTTAGCAAGTCCAACTTCTAAAATAGTACAGAGGGGTTCACCAACAAAACCAGACACTCACACACCTTGCAAATGCTCTGTAATTCTGCCTGTCCAATGGCTTTGGACTTGGTAAAGAATGCAGCCAACAAGAAGTCCTGTCCAGCATACCAATCAGAGCTGTGGGACCATCACGAAGAGATGTATTGTATTCCTTGAGAGCTCATGAACATGACCTTTGACCTCAAATGAATCTGAGTTTGGGTCCTGGCTCTTCCAGTTACTATCTTGGCCGAGAGTTTTGTAAGCATTATTGCTGACTCCACACAGTGCCTTAGGTGAGGCTCCACAAAGCATGTAAAGGTCAGGCCTAGGACTAGAACTCACGTCTGCTGATTCCTCAACAAGGGCTGTTGCCCCTGCACCCCACTGCTTTTATGTTTTACTATTGCAGATACAGGAGGAAGTCTTCCATTTTAGCTTTCAGGGTGATGGCCCTGAGATAAATCATCTTAAGAAAGTCCACTTTCTCAGAATAGGTTCACAAATGTGTTTTCAGAGGAGGAGTAATTACCTTGTGACTTTCCTTCTAGAAAGTTTCCAGTGTCAGATGGAGCAGGGCTAACAATGCTCCTGTTTCTGAAACTGAAATTGAACCTCAGCCTTCAAAGAggtggtaagaaaaaaaaagtatgtcttcTCAGACGGGAAGGAGAGTCTTTTAAGTAAGGTACAAGTGCCCTCCTGCTCTAAGGAAATAGTCTTATTTCCTTAGAGCTGCAGTCATGTCATACAATTCACCAGGATATTAGCCATTGTATTGGCGACTTTTAGGAACTCCTCACTCACATCCATGAAGGGGCCTGAAAC includes:
- the DPT gene encoding dermatopontin — encoded protein: MDLSLLWVLLPLVTMAWGQYGDYGYPYQQYHDYSDDGWVNLNRQGFSYQCPQGQVIVAVRSIFSKKEGSDRQWNYACMPTPQSLGEPTECWWEEINRAGMEWYQTCSNNGLVAGFQSRYFESVLDREWQFYCCRYSKRCPYSCWLTTEYPGHYGEEMDMISYNYDYYIRGATTTFSAVERDRQWKFIMCRMTEYDCEFANV